Proteins from a genomic interval of Kaistia defluvii:
- a CDS encoding GH36-type glycosyl hydrolase domain-containing protein: protein MPQTSSREFMTPRDGDLGLQHLANPPGLSISALPNGAIFSITHRAEGGAPVMINQVLGSPIDGGIGRIWLRVGGKTPFLAQLVGPRAKVSLAADGIHFVWRGETSGIAHQVTLRLDPHATRWFWHVDVENRGDMEIPCDIVLAQDLGLGGRGFLMGSEAYASQYIDHRAAEHPTFGPVVMSRQNLSQGGRFPWHALGCIEGAVSYATDAIQIFGPDFRARDEIELGFGTDLPGTVWQHELACPAVQSKPATLAPAATASWTFFSQFVSNHPEASSDGDLGHLDGIVEAAKRPAFEAIAPSPTVRSLLQDAAPLAVLPLDGADLARLYPARELEERQDGSLLSFFVAEGALNRHVVLAAKEDIVARRHGAIVRSGQGMMPDEATLAATCWMHGVFAAQLTIGNTSFHKLFSVSRDPYNITRASGLRMLIDTGEGWRLLSVPSAFDMGLSDCRWIYRLADRTVTVHAIASGVDAAMQWRVEVDGPPARFLVLGHIVLGERDYEQSGRITIDEPAKRFTFQPGKDWLWGKNFPNAAYHLVTSTPEAVEAIGGDELLYEDGAPRGGAYVALRTRETRQLTFAVVGSMTDPAEARRLADLYAKGQPDEALLAPAADYWRRVTRDVTIPGEGDALSAEQAILPWLAHDAMIHLTVPHGLEQYTGAAWGTRDVCQGPLEFMLALRHDETARDILTTLFAEQYRTRGDWPQWFMLPPYSNIRAGEAHGDIVVWPLKALCDYIEATGDLGILDISLPWRRDDDLKPTAETGTIREHIELLLSTVRARFIPGTHLIRYGEGDWNDSLQPADPHLRDWMVSTWTVALLYEQIQRFAAILERTGDVAEATALTSLAGVMRGDVNRYLIRDGVIAGYGLFDPGHDQVELLLHPSDQRTGLSYSLIPMTQSILGGLFTPAQTRAHLDLIRQHLLDPDGARLMDKPVVYRGGVETLFRRAESAAFFGREIGLMYVHAHLRYCEALAVSGDAEGAREAIALVNPIAVTERLSQASLRQRNTYFSSSDAAFPDRYKASAEWSRVRDGSIAVDGGWRVYSSGPGLYTQIFVRRILGLRRDFGIEQINTQN, encoded by the coding sequence ATGCCGCAAACGAGTAGCCGCGAGTTCATGACGCCGCGCGACGGAGACCTTGGTCTGCAACACCTCGCCAATCCCCCGGGGCTTTCGATCTCCGCGCTGCCGAACGGCGCCATCTTCTCGATCACGCACCGTGCCGAAGGCGGTGCACCGGTGATGATCAACCAGGTGCTGGGCTCGCCGATCGATGGCGGCATCGGCCGGATCTGGCTGCGCGTCGGCGGCAAGACGCCGTTCCTCGCGCAACTGGTGGGCCCACGGGCCAAGGTTTCCCTCGCTGCTGACGGCATCCACTTCGTCTGGCGCGGCGAAACGAGCGGCATCGCGCATCAGGTAACGCTGCGGCTGGATCCCCACGCGACGCGCTGGTTCTGGCATGTCGACGTCGAGAACCGGGGCGATATGGAGATCCCCTGCGACATCGTGCTGGCACAGGATCTCGGCCTCGGCGGGCGCGGCTTCCTGATGGGGAGCGAGGCCTATGCCTCGCAATATATCGACCACCGCGCGGCCGAACATCCGACCTTCGGCCCGGTCGTCATGAGCCGGCAGAACCTGTCGCAGGGTGGGCGCTTTCCCTGGCATGCGCTCGGCTGCATCGAGGGCGCCGTCTCCTATGCCACCGACGCGATCCAGATCTTCGGGCCGGATTTCCGCGCGCGCGACGAGATCGAGCTCGGCTTCGGCACGGACCTGCCCGGCACCGTCTGGCAGCACGAGCTCGCCTGCCCGGCCGTTCAATCGAAGCCGGCAACGCTGGCTCCGGCGGCCACGGCAAGCTGGACTTTCTTCAGCCAGTTCGTCTCCAACCACCCCGAGGCTTCCAGCGACGGGGATCTCGGCCACCTCGACGGCATCGTGGAAGCGGCGAAGCGCCCTGCCTTCGAAGCGATCGCCCCCTCGCCGACCGTGCGCAGCCTGTTGCAGGACGCCGCGCCGCTCGCGGTTCTGCCGCTCGACGGAGCTGACCTCGCAAGGCTCTATCCGGCTCGGGAACTGGAAGAGCGCCAGGATGGCAGCCTGCTCTCCTTCTTCGTGGCCGAGGGGGCCCTGAACCGGCATGTCGTTCTGGCGGCCAAGGAGGATATCGTCGCCCGCCGCCATGGCGCGATCGTCCGCAGCGGTCAGGGCATGATGCCGGATGAGGCGACACTCGCCGCGACCTGCTGGATGCATGGCGTTTTCGCCGCGCAGCTCACCATCGGCAACACCTCGTTCCACAAGCTGTTTTCGGTCTCGCGCGATCCCTACAACATCACCCGCGCCAGCGGCCTGCGCATGTTGATCGACACCGGCGAAGGCTGGCGCCTGCTCTCGGTGCCATCCGCCTTCGATATGGGTCTTAGCGATTGCCGCTGGATCTACCGGCTCGCGGACCGCACCGTCACGGTCCACGCCATCGCCTCCGGCGTCGATGCCGCGATGCAATGGCGCGTCGAAGTCGATGGACCGCCTGCGCGCTTCCTCGTGCTTGGCCATATCGTGCTCGGCGAGCGCGACTATGAGCAGAGCGGCCGGATCACCATCGACGAGCCCGCCAAGCGCTTCACCTTCCAGCCCGGCAAGGACTGGCTCTGGGGCAAGAACTTCCCGAATGCCGCCTATCACCTCGTCACCAGCACGCCGGAGGCTGTCGAGGCGATCGGCGGCGATGAGTTGCTCTACGAGGACGGCGCGCCGCGTGGCGGCGCCTATGTCGCGCTGCGCACCCGCGAGACCCGTCAACTGACCTTCGCCGTCGTCGGCTCGATGACGGATCCGGCAGAGGCGCGCCGCCTCGCGGACCTCTACGCCAAGGGTCAGCCGGACGAAGCGCTGCTTGCGCCGGCCGCGGACTACTGGCGCCGCGTGACCCGCGATGTCACGATTCCAGGCGAAGGCGACGCGCTCTCGGCCGAACAGGCGATCCTGCCCTGGCTGGCGCATGACGCCATGATCCACCTGACTGTGCCGCACGGTCTGGAGCAATACACCGGCGCGGCCTGGGGCACGCGCGACGTCTGCCAGGGTCCGCTCGAATTCATGCTGGCGCTGCGCCACGACGAGACGGCGCGCGACATCCTGACGACGCTGTTCGCCGAGCAATACCGGACGCGGGGCGACTGGCCGCAATGGTTCATGCTGCCGCCCTATTCCAACATCCGCGCCGGCGAGGCGCATGGCGATATCGTTGTCTGGCCGCTGAAGGCGCTCTGCGACTATATCGAGGCCACGGGCGATCTCGGCATCCTCGACATAAGCCTGCCCTGGCGGCGCGACGACGATTTGAAGCCGACGGCCGAGACCGGCACGATCCGCGAGCATATCGAGCTGCTGCTTTCGACCGTCAGGGCGCGCTTCATCCCAGGCACGCATCTGATCCGCTATGGCGAGGGCGACTGGAACGACTCGCTGCAGCCGGCCGATCCGCACCTTCGCGATTGGATGGTCTCGACCTGGACCGTCGCCCTGCTCTACGAGCAGATCCAGCGTTTTGCCGCCATCCTGGAACGCACGGGCGATGTGGCGGAGGCGACGGCGCTCACCTCGCTCGCCGGCGTCATGCGCGGCGACGTCAACCGCTACCTGATCCGCGACGGCGTCATTGCCGGGTATGGATTGTTCGATCCCGGCCACGACCAGGTCGAACTGCTGCTGCATCCGAGCGACCAGCGAACCGGGCTTTCCTACTCGCTGATCCCGATGACGCAATCGATCCTGGGCGGCCTGTTCACGCCGGCGCAGACGCGCGCCCATCTTGATCTCATCCGCCAGCACCTGCTCGACCCGGACGGCGCGCGGCTGATGGACAAGCCGGTGGTCTATCGGGGCGGCGTCGAGACGCTGTTCCGGCGCGCCGAATCCGCCGCCTTCTTCGGCCGCGAGATCGGCCTGATGTATGTGCATGCACATCTGCGCTACTGCGAGGCGCTAGCCGTCAGCGGCGACGCGGAAGGCGCTCGCGAGGCGATCGCGTTGGTCAATCCGATCGCCGTCACCGAGCGCCTGTCGCAGGCGTCGCTGCGCCAGCGCAACACCTATTTCAGCTCCAGCGATGCGGCGTTCCCGGACCGCTACAAGGCAAGCGCCGAATGGAGCCGCGTGCGCGACGGCAGCATCGCCGTCGATGGCGGTTGGCGAGTTTATTCAAGCGGACCAGGCCTCTATACCCAGATCTTCGTGCGACGGATCCTGGGATTGCGGCGGGACTTCGGGATTGAGCAGATTAATACTCAAAACTAG
- a CDS encoding putative phage abortive infection protein — protein MRKAVWGVGVLVVIVWCLFAGQYVVLSALGHGWAPDKLGQWGDSFGALNALFGSLGFIGLLATLWMQGDQIEQQKSEGAVARDEQHRQRFESSFFQLLSLMREARDGIKYGSFRGEAAIQQMATILSRSVSVKGAICSIDDQILEIIKEYELSFGYSQNTVGRYCRVFHNILKKIDSDKMLPEAEKNDYARLLRSQLSDDEVSLLGVNGMYLGYLKYKSLVGRYRILKYSSNPHIRSSLEASYGLDAFSSYKH, from the coding sequence ATGCGGAAGGCTGTTTGGGGCGTTGGCGTTTTAGTCGTGATCGTTTGGTGTCTGTTTGCCGGTCAATATGTTGTGCTGAGCGCTCTCGGCCACGGGTGGGCACCAGACAAGCTTGGGCAATGGGGTGATAGTTTTGGTGCTCTCAACGCTCTGTTCGGTAGCCTTGGCTTCATAGGACTTCTGGCTACGCTGTGGATGCAAGGCGATCAAATTGAACAGCAGAAGAGTGAGGGAGCCGTCGCGCGGGATGAACAGCACCGCCAGAGGTTTGAATCATCGTTTTTTCAGCTTCTCTCGCTCATGAGGGAAGCTAGAGACGGTATAAAATACGGCAGCTTCCGCGGCGAGGCAGCCATCCAGCAAATGGCCACTATTCTTTCTAGGTCAGTGTCGGTTAAGGGAGCGATATGTTCGATAGATGATCAGATTCTGGAAATAATCAAGGAATATGAACTATCTTTCGGTTACAGTCAAAATACCGTTGGTCGGTATTGTCGCGTCTTTCATAACATTCTTAAGAAGATAGATTCGGATAAAATGCTTCCCGAGGCAGAGAAGAATGACTATGCTCGCCTTTTGAGGTCTCAGTTGTCCGATGATGAAGTTTCTTTGCTTGGGGTTAACGGAATGTATCTGGGATATTTAAAGTATAAGTCGCTGGTCGGTCGCTATCGTATTCTAAAATATAGTTCTAACCCTCATATTCGCTCCTCACTTGAGGCTAGCTACGGTTTGGATGCGTTCTCTAGCTACAAGCACTAG
- a CDS encoding AAA family ATPase: MKRAVLVNGIPATGKSTIARAVSQRMGWIILTLDTVKEPFFDQLGIGDREFNRALGRASYHAIWSIIRDAPDDTTFIIDAWFGFQPREVLEAHIERAGVGATAEIWCHTPPEVLAKRYGDRLDQRHAGHPGAAFIPELIELAKRAAPVDRGPRFDVDTTQATDIEAVLAWLRPALRLE, translated from the coding sequence ATGAAACGAGCCGTCCTCGTCAATGGCATTCCCGCCACGGGAAAGAGCACGATTGCCCGCGCGGTCTCGCAGCGCATGGGCTGGATCATCCTGACGCTCGATACGGTCAAGGAACCCTTCTTCGACCAGCTTGGCATCGGCGACCGCGAGTTCAATCGTGCGCTTGGGCGGGCGAGCTATCACGCCATCTGGTCGATCATCCGCGACGCGCCCGACGACACCACCTTCATTATCGATGCCTGGTTCGGCTTCCAGCCGCGCGAGGTGCTGGAGGCGCATATCGAGCGTGCCGGTGTCGGAGCGACCGCCGAGATCTGGTGCCACACGCCGCCCGAGGTCCTGGCGAAGCGCTATGGCGACCGCCTGGATCAACGCCATGCCGGCCATCCAGGCGCCGCCTTCATCCCCGAGCTGATCGAACTCGCCAAGCGCGCCGCTCCCGTCGATCGCGGTCCGCGTTTCGACGTCGACACGACGCAGGCGACCGACATCGAGGCGGTCCTGGCTTGGCTCAGGCCAGCGCTGAGGCTGGAGTAG
- a CDS encoding ROK family protein: MPDTSTAIGVDIGGTNLRAARVSGAGDILERVSERIDRDANNAIGRIIELVRQLDRPDVTAIGIGVPGRVDARRRTVLSGGYLNLAGAALAERVEAATGKPVIIDNDCNMALVAEIAAGAGRGRENVVMFTIGTGIGGAIVQEGQILRGRGTAGQLGHITVDVKGAACVCGRRGCVETTSSGTALARHIQEAGLPADTSIDDILRRAAKGNAVARQVLDAWAGPLRAAIDSASAAFDPDLVLLGGGLGKAAFKALQKVPALAPWYQYPVLSAALGDDAGVIGAAVCALIEHRTPLPPSALVPAELTVLERPA, translated from the coding sequence ATGCCTGACACGTCAACAGCCATCGGCGTCGATATCGGCGGCACGAATCTCCGGGCCGCCCGCGTCTCCGGCGCGGGCGATATCCTGGAGCGTGTGTCCGAGCGGATCGACCGGGACGCGAACAACGCCATCGGCCGCATCATCGAGCTGGTCCGCCAACTCGACCGGCCGGATGTCACGGCGATCGGCATCGGCGTGCCCGGCCGGGTCGACGCCCGCCGCCGCACAGTGCTTTCCGGCGGTTATCTGAACCTCGCGGGCGCCGCCCTGGCCGAGCGGGTCGAGGCTGCGACCGGCAAGCCCGTCATCATCGACAATGACTGCAACATGGCGCTCGTGGCCGAGATCGCGGCAGGCGCCGGCCGAGGCCGGGAAAACGTCGTGATGTTCACGATCGGCACCGGCATTGGCGGGGCCATCGTTCAGGAAGGGCAGATCCTGCGCGGTCGCGGAACGGCCGGTCAGCTCGGCCACATCACCGTCGACGTCAAGGGCGCGGCCTGCGTCTGCGGCCGTCGCGGCTGTGTCGAGACGACCAGCTCCGGCACGGCGCTGGCGCGGCATATCCAGGAAGCCGGCCTGCCGGCGGACACCTCGATCGACGATATCCTTCGCAGGGCCGCCAAGGGCAATGCCGTGGCCCGGCAGGTTCTGGACGCATGGGCCGGCCCGCTGCGGGCGGCAATCGACAGCGCCTCGGCCGCCTTCGACCCGGATCTCGTGCTGCTGGGTGGCGGATTGGGCAAGGCCGCTTTCAAGGCGCTGCAGAAGGTGCCGGCGCTCGCACCCTGGTATCAGTATCCCGTCCTGTCGGCGGCACTCGGCGACGATGCCGGCGTCATCGGCGCCGCGGTCTGCGCCCTGATCGAGCATCGAACGCCTCTGCCGCCCTCGGCCCTCGTGCCGGCGGAACTCACCGTGCTCGAAAGGCCCGCCTGA
- a CDS encoding tagatose-bisphosphate aldolase, which translates to MTRMSTSEFRGYQQICGRDGAMMVIACDQRGGMRTILASDPEEQAKISNDMLGETKSDITRYLANEASCVLLDPLCAVPHVIENGSLARDTALLIGLDASGWDVSPEGYRLSKLVPDINARRVRELGGTGGKIMVYLRADKPEANTANIEILRQSIEDFAREDLLLVVEFLTYQLEGESKEDYKAKTPWLIEEGTRISLELGAKVLKIPYPGTADSCAKITAMSGEVPWAVLSAGVDHETFIGQVEIAMQNGASGVIAGRALWKDCIHLDREIQRERLTTIAVPRLRQIQDVLARYSAQARKAA; encoded by the coding sequence ATGACCCGAATGTCGACATCGGAATTCCGTGGCTACCAGCAGATCTGCGGGCGCGATGGCGCCATGATGGTGATCGCCTGCGACCAGCGCGGCGGGATGCGCACCATCCTCGCTTCCGACCCGGAAGAGCAGGCCAAGATCAGCAACGACATGCTGGGCGAGACCAAGTCGGACATCACCCGCTACCTCGCCAATGAAGCTTCCTGCGTCCTGCTCGACCCGCTTTGCGCCGTGCCGCATGTGATCGAGAATGGCTCGCTGGCGCGCGATACGGCGTTGCTGATTGGCCTCGACGCATCGGGCTGGGACGTTTCGCCGGAAGGCTATCGCCTGTCGAAGCTGGTGCCTGATATCAACGCCCGCCGCGTCCGCGAGCTGGGCGGCACCGGTGGCAAGATCATGGTCTATCTCCGCGCCGACAAGCCGGAGGCGAACACCGCCAATATCGAGATCCTGCGCCAGTCGATCGAGGATTTCGCGCGCGAGGACCTGCTGCTGGTGGTCGAGTTCCTGACCTACCAGCTCGAGGGCGAGAGCAAGGAAGACTACAAGGCCAAGACGCCCTGGCTGATCGAGGAGGGCACGCGGATCTCGCTCGAGCTCGGCGCAAAGGTGCTGAAGATCCCCTATCCCGGCACGGCCGACTCCTGCGCCAAGATCACGGCGATGTCCGGCGAGGTGCCTTGGGCGGTTCTGTCGGCGGGCGTCGATCACGAGACCTTCATCGGTCAGGTCGAGATCGCGATGCAGAACGGCGCCTCGGGCGTTATCGCCGGTCGCGCGCTCTGGAAGGATTGCATCCATCTCGACCGCGAGATCCAGCGCGAGCGGCTGACCACCATCGCGGTTCCGCGCCTGCGCCAGATCCAGGACGTCCTGGCGCGCTATTCGGCCCAGGCTCGCAAGGCGGCCTGA
- a CDS encoding sugar-binding transcriptional regulator has translation MLHTVAKLHYEADLSQVEIARRLNVSAATISRLLRRAREEGIVRIEIPDIATPEELNQKLVEALGLKQAAVVDAPETGVMAALASPVGALLRDAGLKQDSVLAIGWGRAVREVIQAGLPSLPGVLTVPATGGMQQSAPHFQINEFVRLAAEQMSGTPHFIHAPYLPSPESREAFLSDPIIQENVALWGRLDAALVGIGLTHAVDPALGASSATPNELALAHAAGDVVRHYFDVSGHPVPWDGEDRLIAVSPEQLRATPLVIGVAVSANKVPAILGAIRAGLINALVTDVRTAQAVLDSL, from the coding sequence ATGCTGCACACCGTCGCCAAGCTTCACTACGAAGCCGACCTCTCGCAGGTCGAGATCGCGCGCCGGTTGAACGTCTCGGCGGCGACGATCTCGCGGCTGCTGCGACGGGCGCGCGAGGAGGGAATCGTGCGCATCGAGATCCCCGATATCGCGACGCCGGAAGAGCTCAACCAGAAGCTGGTCGAAGCGCTGGGGTTGAAGCAGGCGGCTGTGGTCGACGCCCCGGAGACGGGCGTGATGGCAGCCCTCGCCTCACCGGTCGGTGCGCTGCTGCGCGACGCAGGCCTCAAGCAGGATTCTGTGCTGGCGATCGGCTGGGGCCGCGCCGTGCGCGAAGTGATCCAGGCGGGCCTGCCGAGCCTGCCGGGCGTCCTCACCGTGCCGGCGACCGGCGGCATGCAGCAATCCGCCCCGCATTTCCAGATCAACGAATTCGTCCGCCTCGCCGCCGAGCAGATGTCGGGAACGCCGCATTTCATCCATGCGCCTTATCTGCCGTCGCCGGAATCGCGCGAGGCGTTTTTGAGCGACCCCATCATTCAGGAGAATGTCGCGCTCTGGGGAAGGCTCGACGCGGCACTGGTCGGCATTGGCCTGACGCACGCGGTCGATCCGGCCCTCGGCGCATCCTCGGCAACGCCGAACGAACTGGCGCTGGCGCACGCCGCCGGCGACGTCGTGCGGCACTATTTCGATGTGTCCGGCCATCCCGTGCCCTGGGATGGCGAAGACCGGCTGATCGCCGTGTCGCCGGAACAATTGCGCGCCACGCCTCTGGTGATCGGCGTGGCGGTCTCCGCCAACAAGGTGCCGGCGATCCTGGGCGCCATCCGCGCCGGCCTCATCAATGCCTTGGTCACCGACGTCCGTACCGCGCAGGCGGTGCTGGACAGTCTCTGA
- a CDS encoding ATP-binding cassette domain-containing protein, protein MSVQSQLQTQEPILDVRSVSKRFGGVEALKGVSMALYPGEVVALAGDNGAGKSTLIKTISGVYGADGGEIRFAGEAVRFATPEAARAHGIETIYQDLALADNLTIGANIFLGREPMRRLFGFLPVLDRPAMAKAAKETMARLDFHVNRLDAPVGRFSGGQRQAVAIGRAIYWNARVLIMDEPTAALGVPEQRKVVSLIQNLKAQGRAIIFISHNLQDIFAVADRIVVLRRGTLAGERKIADTNPDEIVKLMVGG, encoded by the coding sequence ATGTCGGTGCAATCCCAACTGCAGACCCAGGAACCTATCCTGGACGTGCGTTCCGTCTCCAAGCGGTTCGGCGGCGTCGAGGCCCTCAAGGGCGTCTCGATGGCGCTCTATCCCGGCGAGGTCGTGGCGCTTGCCGGTGACAATGGCGCGGGCAAGTCGACCCTGATCAAGACCATCTCCGGCGTCTATGGCGCCGATGGCGGCGAGATCCGCTTCGCCGGCGAGGCGGTTCGCTTCGCCACGCCGGAGGCGGCGCGCGCCCATGGCATCGAGACGATCTACCAGGACCTGGCACTGGCCGACAATTTGACGATCGGCGCCAACATCTTCCTGGGCCGCGAGCCTATGCGGCGCCTGTTCGGCTTCCTGCCCGTGCTCGACCGTCCCGCCATGGCCAAGGCGGCGAAGGAGACCATGGCGCGGCTCGACTTCCACGTGAACCGGCTCGACGCTCCCGTGGGCCGCTTCTCGGGCGGCCAGCGCCAGGCGGTGGCGATCGGCCGGGCGATCTACTGGAATGCCCGCGTCCTGATCATGGATGAGCCGACGGCGGCGCTCGGCGTGCCGGAACAGCGCAAGGTCGTGTCGCTCATCCAGAACCTGAAGGCGCAGGGGCGTGCGATCATCTTCATCTCGCACAATCTGCAGGACATCTTTGCGGTCGCTGATCGCATCGTCGTGCTCCGGCGCGGCACGCTGGCCGGCGAACGCAAGATCGCCGATACCAACCCGGACGAGATCGTCAAGCTGATGGTCGGCGGCTGA
- a CDS encoding ABC transporter permease subunit, producing MSAQTSTESRADPAKSRSRQLILRIAAMRAWLFLAILLIFFETWSRISYGQTFLFSSYNAQSIAIFAVAPLLLALGSTFVIISGGIDLSIGFIMGLAAVIAAHATNLAGQSLPPFAAMLVGITAGLVVALGPGLVNGVLISKLKVPPFIGTLGMFGVARGVAFLLAGGTTVPVSNSWFASLGNGRVLGFPVVVIITILFVLLMHYLLSQTRFGQHTYAIGANEQAAIRSGINVPRHIRKLYLLSAFCAGIGGVLYAARFTAGAAQAGEPLLLDSIAAVVIGGASLFGGSGTILGTVAGALVIAVIQYGLVFINVEPFWQFVAVGVVIIISVLVDQTQRKLGGDR from the coding sequence ATGTCCGCCCAAACGTCTACGGAATCGCGCGCGGACCCTGCCAAGTCCCGTTCCCGCCAGCTGATCCTGCGGATCGCGGCGATGCGCGCCTGGTTGTTCCTGGCCATTCTTCTGATATTCTTCGAGACCTGGTCCCGCATCAGCTACGGCCAGACATTCCTGTTCTCGAGCTATAACGCGCAGTCGATCGCGATCTTCGCGGTGGCGCCGCTGCTTCTGGCCCTCGGCTCGACCTTCGTCATCATTTCCGGCGGCATCGATCTCTCGATCGGCTTCATCATGGGCCTCGCCGCCGTCATCGCGGCGCACGCCACTAATCTGGCCGGCCAGTCGCTGCCGCCCTTTGCCGCCATGCTCGTCGGCATCACCGCAGGCCTCGTGGTCGCGCTGGGGCCGGGCCTGGTCAACGGCGTGCTGATTTCCAAGCTGAAGGTCCCCCCCTTCATCGGAACGCTCGGCATGTTCGGCGTGGCGCGCGGCGTCGCCTTCCTGCTCGCCGGCGGCACGACTGTGCCGGTCTCCAACAGCTGGTTCGCCTCGCTCGGCAATGGCCGCGTGCTGGGCTTCCCGGTTGTCGTGATCATCACCATCCTGTTCGTGCTGCTGATGCACTATCTGCTGTCGCAGACCCGCTTCGGCCAGCACACCTACGCCATCGGCGCCAACGAGCAGGCGGCGATCCGTTCCGGCATCAACGTGCCGCGCCATATCCGCAAGCTCTACCTGCTCTCCGCCTTCTGCGCGGGCATTGGCGGCGTGCTCTATGCGGCGCGTTTCACGGCCGGCGCGGCCCAGGCCGGCGAACCGCTGCTGCTCGACTCGATCGCCGCAGTGGTGATTGGCGGCGCCAGCCTGTTCGGCGGCTCCGGCACCATTCTCGGCACGGTGGCGGGCGCGCTCGTGATCGCGGTGATCCAGTACGGCCTCGTCTTCATCAATGTCGAACCGTTCTGGCAGTTCGTCGCCGTCGGCGTCGTCATCATCATCTCGGTGCTCGTCGACCAGACGCAGCGCAAGCTCGGTGGGGATCGTTAG
- a CDS encoding ABC transporter substrate-binding protein → MKKIVTALAALAVGATVLTSSIAAQAQDKKFTVALIPGITTDGFYITMRKGAEAAAKAVGVDLVFQGAPEFNPVLQVPVLDAIIARKPDAILIAPTDKVQLVEPLKKAHAAGIPVITVDTFIGTGNYQTGAGEADFPLSYIASDNVLGGRIAARALAKSIGEKGKVYVSNVKPGVSTTDQREEGFKDELKNFPNIEVLETQFNDNDSNKAASQLQAVFARNPDLAGIFGANLFSAIGAANGVQQAGQSGKVKVVAFDAPPSIVDNIKTGLIDIAIAQHPAEIGYYGLISAFAHLTGQSIPVSIGTGFTVMDKDNVDKPEIAQFIYKD, encoded by the coding sequence ATGAAGAAGATTGTTACTGCTCTCGCGGCTCTGGCAGTCGGGGCTACCGTCCTGACCAGCTCGATCGCGGCCCAGGCCCAGGACAAGAAGTTCACCGTCGCCCTGATCCCGGGCATCACCACGGACGGCTTCTACATCACCATGCGCAAGGGCGCCGAAGCCGCGGCCAAGGCCGTGGGTGTCGACCTGGTCTTCCAGGGCGCCCCCGAATTCAACCCGGTGCTGCAGGTTCCGGTGCTGGATGCCATCATCGCCCGCAAGCCGGACGCGATCCTGATCGCCCCGACCGACAAGGTTCAGCTGGTCGAGCCGCTCAAGAAGGCGCATGCCGCCGGCATTCCGGTCATCACCGTCGACACCTTCATCGGAACCGGCAACTACCAGACCGGCGCCGGCGAGGCCGATTTCCCGCTGTCCTACATCGCTTCCGACAACGTGCTGGGCGGCCGCATCGCGGCGCGCGCGCTCGCCAAGTCGATCGGCGAAAAGGGCAAGGTCTATGTCTCGAACGTCAAGCCGGGCGTCTCGACCACCGACCAGCGTGAAGAAGGCTTCAAGGACGAGCTGAAGAACTTCCCGAATATCGAAGTTCTTGAGACCCAGTTCAACGACAACGATTCCAACAAGGCCGCCTCGCAGCTGCAGGCCGTCTTCGCCCGTAACCCTGATCTCGCCGGCATCTTCGGCGCCAACCTGTTCTCGGCCATCGGCGCTGCCAATGGCGTTCAGCAGGCCGGCCAGTCCGGCAAGGTCAAGGTCGTCGCCTTCGACGCACCGCCCTCGATCGTCGACAACATCAAGACCGGCCTGATCGATATCGCCATCGCCCAGCATCCGGCTGAAATCGGCTATTACGGCCTGATCTCCGCCTTCGCCCATCTCACCGGTCAGTCGATCCCCGTTTCCATCGGCACCGGCTTCACCGTGATGGACAAGGACAACGTCGACAAGCCCGAGATCGCGCAGTTCATCTACAAGGATTGA
- a CDS encoding SDR family oxidoreductase, which yields MSRDLKGKVALVTGASSGIGRAMARMLAGEGVRLALVGRSKERLQAVRDEFPDVEALVIAADLTKPAEVERTIAETVAGLGPIDILLANAGLYLTGDLVDGDPDDFDEVIGVNINAVFRAVRAVLPSMIERRAGDIIVTSSVAGHQAIPWEPVYSATKHAVQAFVHGVRRQVAPHGVRVGAVAPGVVLNELWGYSDPAVIAAKAAAREGLLSEDIADAVLFMLTRPANVTIRDLVILPQNQDI from the coding sequence ATGAGCCGTGATCTCAAGGGAAAAGTCGCGCTGGTGACGGGAGCAAGCTCCGGCATCGGGCGTGCCATGGCGCGCATGCTGGCCGGTGAGGGCGTGCGCCTGGCGCTGGTCGGGCGCTCGAAGGAACGGCTGCAGGCGGTTCGCGACGAATTTCCTGATGTTGAAGCACTGGTCATCGCCGCCGACCTGACCAAGCCGGCCGAGGTCGAGCGCACCATCGCGGAGACGGTGGCCGGGCTCGGACCGATCGATATCCTGCTCGCCAATGCCGGCCTCTATCTCACCGGCGATCTGGTGGACGGAGACCCCGACGATTTCGACGAAGTGATCGGCGTCAACATCAACGCTGTGTTCCGCGCCGTGCGCGCGGTGCTTCCGTCCATGATCGAGCGGCGGGCGGGCGACATCATCGTCACCAGTTCGGTCGCCGGCCATCAGGCCATTCCGTGGGAGCCAGTCTACAGCGCCACCAAGCACGCGGTGCAGGCCTTCGTGCATGGCGTCCGGCGACAGGTCGCGCCGCATGGCGTTCGTGTCGGCGCGGTGGCGCCCGGTGTCGTGCTCAACGAATTATGGGGGTATTCCGACCCGGCCGTGATCGCCGCCAAGGCGGCGGCCCGCGAGGGGCTTCTGTCCGAGGACATCGCCGACGCGGTGCTGTTCATGCTGACGCGGCCTGCCAACGTGACCATCCGCGATCTGGTGATCCTGCCGCAGAACCAGGACATCTGA